A genomic window from Levilactobacillus yonginensis includes:
- the pyrH gene encoding UMP kinase, with product MADVKYKRIMLKLSGEALAGDKGFGINPPVIKTVAEEVKDVYNLGIQIAIVVGGGNMWRGVSGEQMGMERAQADYIGMLATIMNALALQDNLESIGVPTRVQTSIEMRQIAEPYIRRKAIRHLEKERVVIFAGGTGSPYFSTDTTAALRAAEINADAILMAKNGVDGIYSADPNKDPDAVKFDQLTQLDIINKGLHVMDTTASSLSMDNDIPFVVFNLNKQGNIRKVVEGENIGTTVRGK from the coding sequence ATGGCGGACGTAAAGTATAAACGGATTATGCTGAAGCTCAGCGGTGAAGCTTTAGCCGGGGATAAGGGATTTGGCATTAATCCGCCAGTAATTAAAACCGTAGCGGAAGAGGTCAAGGATGTCTACAATTTGGGCATCCAAATCGCTATTGTGGTTGGTGGTGGAAACATGTGGCGTGGCGTGTCCGGTGAACAGATGGGCATGGAACGGGCCCAAGCTGACTACATTGGCATGTTAGCAACCATCATGAACGCGTTAGCACTCCAGGACAATCTGGAATCAATCGGGGTCCCAACGCGGGTACAAACTTCTATCGAAATGCGCCAGATTGCAGAACCTTACATCCGGCGCAAGGCCATTCGTCACCTGGAAAAGGAACGGGTCGTTATCTTTGCCGGTGGGACTGGTAGCCCATACTTTTCTACGGATACAACGGCAGCATTGCGAGCAGCTGAAATCAACGCCGATGCCATCTTGATGGCTAAGAACGGGGTCGATGGTATTTACTCAGCCGATCCTAACAAGGACCCAGATGCTGTTAAGTTTGACCAACTGACACAATTAGACATCATTAACAAGGGCTTACACGTGATGGACACAACGGCAAGCTCACTTTCAATGGACAATGATATCCCATTCGTCGTTTTCAACCTGAACAAGCAAGGTAATATTCGCAAGGTTGTTGAGGGCGAAAATATCGGGACAACAGTAAGGGGTAAATAA
- the frr gene encoding ribosome recycling factor: MADQIITTAQDKMKKAEEALKRELGTIRAGRANASILNRVMVNYYGAQTPLNQVAAITIPEPRILMVTPYDKSALEDIEKGIMESDVGITPANDGTAIRLVIPQLTEERRKEIAKTVKSKAEEGKVAVRNVRRDAMDAVKKGHKNGDYTDDDLHNLEDQVQKVTDKAIKGVDAIAADKEKEVLTD; encoded by the coding sequence ATGGCAGATCAGATAATTACAACTGCACAAGATAAAATGAAGAAGGCTGAAGAAGCCCTGAAACGTGAATTGGGAACGATTCGTGCCGGTCGGGCCAACGCCAGCATCTTGAACCGGGTCATGGTCAACTACTACGGCGCTCAAACGCCATTGAACCAAGTGGCTGCCATTACGATTCCAGAACCACGGATTTTGATGGTGACGCCTTACGACAAGTCTGCCTTGGAAGACATCGAGAAGGGCATCATGGAATCCGATGTTGGGATTACACCAGCTAATGACGGAACGGCTATTCGTTTGGTCATCCCACAATTAACCGAAGAACGGCGTAAAGAGATCGCCAAGACGGTTAAGTCCAAGGCTGAGGAGGGCAAAGTCGCTGTCAGAAATGTTCGGCGTGATGCAATGGACGCTGTTAAGAAGGGCCATAAGAATGGCGACTATACTGATGACGACCTGCACAACCTGGAAGATCAAGTTCAGAAGGTTACCGACAAGGCCATCAAGGGCGTTGACGCAATCGCCGCTGACAAGGAAAAAGAAGTTTTAACTGACTAA
- a CDS encoding isoprenyl transferase has protein sequence MFSFLNKDQTTGEVEERQLDETNIPAHVAIIMDGNGRWAQQRHLPRIAGHKQGMNTVKTVAMAASNLGVKVLTLYAFSTENWKRPSAEVNYLMKLPVDFFGTFVPDLVKNNIRVKVMGYTDQLPAATQKAVNDAIADTKDCTGMVLNFALNYGGRAEIVTAVQKLAEQVQTGQLTATDIDDDAIDRELMTADLGELRDPDLLIRTSGEERLSNFMLWQVAYSEFVFTQQHWPDFDQTALEQAIYEYQQRHRRFGGLATDNTK, from the coding sequence GTGTTTTCTTTTTTAAATAAGGATCAAACTACAGGTGAAGTTGAAGAACGGCAATTAGATGAGACCAATATTCCCGCTCACGTTGCCATTATTATGGATGGTAATGGTCGTTGGGCTCAGCAACGCCATTTACCGCGAATTGCGGGTCACAAACAGGGCATGAATACTGTTAAAACGGTGGCAATGGCTGCTAGTAATCTTGGGGTCAAAGTCTTGACCTTGTACGCTTTTTCTACTGAAAATTGGAAACGGCCGTCAGCAGAAGTTAATTATCTGATGAAGTTGCCCGTCGACTTCTTTGGGACGTTCGTGCCTGATTTGGTGAAAAATAATATCCGCGTCAAAGTCATGGGGTACACTGATCAGTTGCCAGCGGCAACGCAAAAGGCGGTCAACGATGCGATTGCGGATACCAAAGATTGTACCGGAATGGTGTTGAACTTTGCCTTAAATTATGGCGGGCGTGCTGAGATTGTCACGGCTGTTCAAAAGCTGGCTGAACAGGTGCAAACTGGTCAGTTGACTGCCACTGATATTGATGATGACGCCATCGACCGAGAATTGATGACGGCTGATTTGGGCGAACTACGGGACCCCGATCTTTTGATTCGGACGAGTGGTGAAGAACGACTCTCTAATTTCATGCTCTGGCAGGTGGCCTACAGTGAGTTTGTCTTCACCCAGCAACACTGGCCAGATTTTGATCAAACGGCGTTAGAACAAGCAATTTATGAGTATCAACAGCGTCACCGTCGTTTTGGTGGGTTAGCCACCGACAACACGAAATAA
- a CDS encoding phosphatidate cytidylyltransferase, with protein MRQRVITAVVALIIFIPIIIAGGIWVDIAAVALGLVALSEVLIMRKKLLVSPEAWISGIGIIAVIAPTSWWDWLPSYLNPWYIVYLFVLLLLLRTVVSKNRFSFDDAGVITLSMLYIGIGFHFFIEARGVGLVALLYALFIVWTTDSGAYMIGRKIGKNKLAPHISPNKTWEGSIGGTLVATIVGTIFWYFYPIGNFNLGIMILLTLIFSVTGQFGDLVESALKRYYGVKDSGKILPGHGGILDRFDSLLLVLPVIHLFGLI; from the coding sequence ATGAGACAACGGGTTATTACAGCAGTTGTTGCGTTGATTATCTTTATTCCCATTATCATTGCTGGGGGTATCTGGGTAGATATCGCGGCCGTTGCTTTAGGGTTAGTAGCACTTTCTGAAGTGCTGATCATGCGGAAGAAACTTTTGGTCAGTCCAGAGGCTTGGATTTCTGGAATTGGGATCATTGCGGTGATTGCCCCCACGAGTTGGTGGGATTGGTTACCCAGTTATTTAAATCCTTGGTACATCGTTTACCTATTTGTCCTGCTATTATTGTTGCGGACGGTGGTTTCCAAGAACCGGTTCTCATTCGACGATGCCGGCGTGATTACCTTGAGCATGTTATACATCGGAATTGGGTTCCACTTCTTTATTGAAGCTAGAGGCGTTGGCTTGGTGGCCTTATTGTACGCGCTCTTCATTGTTTGGACGACGGACTCTGGTGCCTACATGATTGGACGTAAGATTGGGAAAAATAAATTAGCGCCCCACATCAGCCCTAACAAGACCTGGGAAGGCTCAATTGGTGGGACGCTGGTCGCAACCATCGTTGGAACCATCTTCTGGTACTTCTACCCAATTGGGAACTTTAACTTGGGAATCATGATTTTATTGACGCTGATTTTCTCCGTTACCGGTCAGTTTGGCGACCTGGTTGAGTCTGCTTTGAAACGGTATTACGGTGTTAAGGATTCGGGTAAGATTTTACCTGGACATGGTGGTATTTTGGATCGGTTCGATAGTTTATTGTTAGTTCTTCCCGTCATTCACCTCTTTGGGTTGATCTAA
- the rseP gene encoding RIP metalloprotease RseP, giving the protein MITTIITFIIVFGILVIVHEFGHFYFAKRGGILVREFSIGMGPKLVYHRGKDGTTYTLRLLPVGGYVRMAGAEDDEEELKPGTPVSLYVGDDEKVQRINTSKKSTLFNGIPLEVTGTDLEEELWIEGYENGDESEVKRYSVAHDATIIESDGTELQIAPKDVQFQSASLGRRLMTNFAGPMNNIFLAIIAYMLMAFVQGGVPMGTNQVTVASSPVSVAQKAGIKTNDKIMAVDGKKTSSWTDLSTAIQPRANQKTTLTIKRGSTTKQIVLKPAGQKSNGKTVGMIGITQAQNKHVGAILASGFTQTWMMTKTLLGALWSMVSGHFSLNDLGGPVAIFATTSQATKFGMVGVLNFLAFLSINLAIVNLIPIPALDGGKILLNIIEAIRRKPLSENVEAGITLVGVGFLVLLMLLVTWNDIERFFIH; this is encoded by the coding sequence GTGATTACAACGATTATTACCTTTATCATTGTTTTTGGGATTTTGGTAATCGTGCATGAGTTTGGGCACTTTTACTTTGCCAAGCGAGGCGGTATCCTGGTTCGGGAGTTCTCTATCGGGATGGGTCCCAAACTGGTCTATCACCGGGGAAAGGATGGCACGACTTATACGTTGCGCCTCCTCCCCGTCGGTGGGTACGTCCGCATGGCGGGTGCTGAAGACGACGAAGAAGAATTGAAACCTGGAACACCCGTTAGCCTCTACGTTGGGGATGACGAGAAGGTTCAACGCATTAATACCAGTAAAAAGTCGACGTTGTTCAACGGTATTCCGTTGGAAGTAACGGGCACTGATTTGGAAGAAGAACTCTGGATTGAGGGTTACGAGAATGGCGACGAATCCGAAGTCAAGCGCTATTCAGTGGCTCACGACGCTACAATTATAGAAAGTGACGGCACTGAGCTGCAAATTGCGCCGAAGGACGTTCAATTTCAATCCGCTTCTTTGGGCCGTCGTTTGATGACCAACTTTGCTGGACCGATGAACAACATCTTTTTGGCAATCATTGCCTACATGTTGATGGCCTTCGTGCAGGGTGGTGTGCCCATGGGCACTAACCAGGTTACGGTGGCAAGTTCACCGGTCTCGGTGGCACAAAAAGCCGGCATTAAGACTAATGACAAGATTATGGCAGTTGATGGCAAGAAGACCAGTAGTTGGACTGATCTGAGTACCGCTATTCAACCCCGGGCCAACCAGAAGACCACGTTAACGATCAAACGGGGGTCAACGACGAAACAAATCGTGTTGAAACCAGCTGGTCAAAAGTCCAATGGGAAGACTGTCGGGATGATTGGTATCACTCAGGCACAGAATAAACACGTAGGAGCCATCCTGGCTTCTGGCTTTACACAGACTTGGATGATGACCAAGACCTTGTTAGGTGCGCTCTGGAGTATGGTTTCTGGCCATTTTAGTTTGAACGATTTGGGTGGTCCGGTGGCCATCTTTGCGACGACTTCTCAAGCCACCAAGTTTGGGATGGTTGGGGTGCTGAACTTCTTGGCTTTCCTATCGATCAACTTGGCAATTGTCAATTTAATCCCAATTCCAGCCCTAGATGGTGGTAAAATATTATTAAACATAATTGAGGCCATCCGACGCAAGCCGCTTTCAGAAAACGTGGAAGCTGGGATTACGCTGGTTGGAGTGGGGTTCTTAGTTCTACTGATGTTGCTAGTCACGTGGAACGATATTGAACGCTTCTTCATTCATTAA
- a CDS encoding proline--tRNA ligase, with translation MKQSQLLIPTLKEVPNDAEALSHQMMLRAGYVRQVTAGMYAYLPLAYRVLMNIETIIREEMEKVGAVEMLMPAVLPASLWKESGRYDTYGDNLFKFKNRHDSDFILAPTHEETFTMLVRDSIKSYKKLPLVMYQIQPKYRDEERPRYGLLRGREFIMKDAYSFSINNEDLDRIYGQMEQAYQNIFDRIGLNYRGIVGDGGAMGGSDSKEFSAIAPIGEDTIVYSDSSDYAANLEMAKSLFISKKSHAPLADLEKIETPGAHTIDEVAEFLDVKSSTLVKSMLYVADEQPVMVLVRGDHQVNETKLKNFLDADFLDPATPEQAQQFLGANFGSLGPVGVSEDVKILADQYVGDMVNIVVGADEDEHHYINANIDRDFRIDAYGDFHDVQPGDLSPDGSGVLKFTKGIEIGHIFKLGTRYSDSLGATVLDEGGRQKPVIMGCYGIGVSRLLSAVAEQQADENGLVWPRNIAPFDIHLVPVNLKKEDQANLTEELEKQLTAKGYQVLTDDRKERPGVKFADSDLMGIPVRITIGKKAGEGIVEIKIRKTGETVEVIKDEVASTVEILFKDID, from the coding sequence ATGAAACAATCACAACTACTCATTCCGACACTGAAAGAGGTGCCCAATGATGCAGAAGCTCTCAGTCATCAAATGATGCTGCGGGCCGGGTACGTTCGCCAGGTTACGGCCGGGATGTACGCTTACTTGCCACTCGCTTACCGTGTGTTGATGAACATTGAAACGATCATCCGTGAGGAAATGGAAAAGGTGGGGGCCGTTGAAATGTTGATGCCCGCAGTCTTACCAGCCTCACTCTGGAAGGAATCGGGTCGTTATGACACTTATGGCGACAATTTATTCAAGTTTAAGAATCGACACGACAGTGACTTTATCCTTGCACCAACGCACGAAGAAACCTTCACGATGCTGGTGCGTGACTCAATTAAGTCATACAAGAAGCTGCCCCTAGTGATGTACCAAATTCAACCTAAGTATCGGGACGAAGAGCGTCCTCGTTACGGGTTACTTCGTGGCCGCGAATTCATCATGAAGGATGCTTACTCCTTCTCAATTAACAACGAAGACTTGGACCGAATCTACGGTCAAATGGAACAAGCTTACCAAAACATCTTCGACCGAATTGGCTTAAACTACCGCGGTATCGTGGGTGATGGTGGTGCCATGGGTGGCTCAGATTCCAAGGAATTTTCTGCCATTGCTCCAATTGGGGAAGACACCATTGTTTATTCTGATTCTTCGGATTACGCAGCTAACTTGGAAATGGCTAAGAGTCTCTTCATCAGCAAGAAGTCTCACGCACCATTGGCCGATTTGGAAAAAATCGAAACGCCGGGTGCGCACACGATTGATGAAGTTGCCGAATTCTTGGATGTTAAGTCATCAACCTTGGTCAAAAGTATGTTGTACGTAGCTGATGAACAACCTGTCATGGTACTGGTTCGTGGTGATCACCAAGTCAATGAAACCAAGCTCAAGAACTTCTTGGATGCTGATTTCTTAGACCCGGCAACGCCAGAACAGGCCCAACAGTTCTTAGGCGCCAACTTTGGTTCCTTGGGTCCCGTTGGGGTTAGTGAAGACGTGAAAATTTTAGCTGACCAATATGTGGGTGATATGGTCAACATCGTTGTTGGTGCTGATGAAGATGAACACCATTACATTAACGCCAACATTGACCGAGATTTTCGGATCGATGCTTACGGAGATTTCCATGACGTCCAACCAGGGGACCTGTCACCAGATGGTTCCGGTGTCCTGAAGTTTACTAAGGGAATCGAAATCGGGCACATTTTCAAGTTGGGAACGCGGTACTCTGATTCATTGGGCGCAACCGTTCTCGACGAGGGTGGCCGGCAAAAGCCAGTCATCATGGGTTGTTATGGAATTGGTGTGAGTCGGTTACTCTCCGCCGTTGCTGAGCAACAAGCCGATGAAAATGGGTTGGTTTGGCCGCGTAATATTGCGCCATTCGACATTCACCTGGTACCAGTCAACCTGAAGAAGGAAGACCAAGCCAATCTGACTGAAGAATTGGAGAAGCAGTTAACGGCCAAAGGGTACCAGGTCTTGACCGATGACCGGAAAGAACGGCCAGGCGTCAAGTTCGCTGATTCCGACTTAATGGGGATTCCTGTCCGCATTACCATCGGTAAGAAGGCTGGCGAAGGAATCGTTGAGATTAAGATTCGTAAGACCGGTGAGACCGTTGAAGTCATTAAAGACGAAGTTGCCAGTACCGTTGAGATCCTTTTCAAAGATATTGACTAA
- a CDS encoding PolC-type DNA polymerase III, with protein sequence MDEDRHALFEKLLQQLDLTEMADQPYYQTATIDHLTVHEQSRRWHFFLKMSTILPFTAFVDFHNHLQVAFREIAMVEATIEVAEPELTSRLLGDYWEWIIKNSGLTGNLVQELCQSQVPELDSDGRVLLYAQNEVVKDFLTNQALGPIEDSYVDAGFPKFNIHVMVDESRSQAKIDEFKARQEKTDAQLAQQAAVAIEKANQRRQEDVPAASGPTQIGRQIKGDQPTLRMVDITQEERSVIVEGYIFDKEVRKLRSGRQLLTIKITDYTSSISVKKFSKGAEDEAQFAGIEEGSWVKVRGSVQEDSYVRDLVLTAYDINQVKHATRQDTAPEGEKRVELHLHTTMSQMDATNPIGDYVSQAKKWGMPALAITDHADLQGFPAAFNAGAKAGVKMLYGVEANLVDDGVPIGYNSAHEPLDGATYVVFDVETTGLSAIYDKVIELSAVKMQHKNVVDQFEEFIDPGFPLSEQTTNLTSITDDMVAGSKSEEEVFKLFREFCGDAIIVGHNVTFDVGFMNTGYKRHGMPEIPNPIIDTLTLARFLYPTLKSYRLNTLAKRFHVSLEHHHRAVYDAESTGHLNYLFLKDAEERYDIQYHDQLNDHMTDNDAYKHARPSHAILIAKTQAGLKNMFKLVSASNVDYYYRVPRVPRSVLDHYRDGIIVGSACSSGEVFTAMMQKGQVEAAAKAKYYDYLEVQPKAAYQPLIDSGLIADEANLEEIVGNMVKLGHDLNKPVVATGDVHYLNPEDYIYRKILIHSQGGANPLNRQELPDAHFMTTDEMLKDFAYLGEETAKEIVVTNTQQIANDVDDVHPLKDKLYTPRMEGAEDEIRQRTMDTAHAWYGDPLPELVQHRVDRELKSIIGNGFSVIYLIAQRLVAKSNKDGYLVGSRGSVGSSVVATFTGITEVNPLPPHYRCPKCQYSHFYTKGEYSSGYDLPEKDCPNCGTLMIGDGHNIPFETFLGFKGNKVPDIDLNFSGDYQPIAHNYTKVLFGEKNVYRAGTIGTVADKTAYGYVKAYERDTEQTFRGAEIDRLAKGATGVKRTTGQHPAGIIVVPDYMDIYDFTPIQYPADDQNAAWQTTHFDFHSIHDNILKIDILGHDDPTMIRTLQDLSGVDPQTIPMDDPGVMALFSGTDSLGVTPEQIQSKTGTLGVPEFGTRFVRGMLEETHPKNYSQLLQISGLSHGTDVWLGNAEELIKNGTATIANVIGCRDNIMTDLINFGLDSETSFQVMEHVRKGRGIPDEWQEKMKATDCPDWYIDSCLKIKYMFPRAHAAAYVLMALRVAYFKVYFPIIYYAAYFSVRADDFDVVSMSQGKTAVKAAMKAITDQGMDASTKDKNLLTVLELANEMLERGYKFKMIDLEKSDAADWIIDGDTLIAPFQAAPGLGLNVAKQIVAARNDRAFISKEDLAKRGKVSKTIIDFMTENGVLNGLPDENQLSLFDDMM encoded by the coding sequence GTGGACGAAGATCGCCATGCTTTATTTGAAAAATTATTACAACAACTAGACCTCACGGAAATGGCTGATCAGCCGTACTATCAAACGGCGACCATTGACCATTTGACCGTACACGAACAGTCACGCCGGTGGCACTTTTTCTTGAAGATGTCGACTATTTTACCATTCACCGCTTTTGTTGATTTCCACAATCACTTACAGGTGGCTTTCCGCGAAATTGCGATGGTTGAGGCCACCATTGAAGTGGCTGAACCTGAATTGACGAGCCGCTTATTGGGAGATTACTGGGAATGGATCATCAAGAATAGTGGTTTAACGGGTAACTTGGTTCAGGAACTATGTCAGTCACAAGTGCCAGAACTGGATAGTGATGGTCGGGTTCTGCTGTACGCACAGAACGAGGTGGTTAAGGATTTCCTGACTAATCAGGCCCTAGGGCCAATTGAAGATAGCTACGTGGATGCTGGTTTCCCTAAGTTCAATATCCACGTCATGGTAGATGAATCACGGTCGCAGGCTAAGATTGATGAGTTTAAAGCCCGTCAGGAGAAGACGGATGCCCAGTTGGCTCAACAAGCGGCTGTTGCCATTGAGAAAGCTAATCAGAGGCGACAGGAGGATGTCCCGGCTGCCAGTGGGCCCACTCAGATTGGTCGTCAAATCAAGGGTGACCAGCCAACGTTACGGATGGTAGATATTACCCAAGAGGAACGGTCCGTCATTGTTGAAGGGTATATCTTCGACAAGGAAGTTCGGAAATTGCGGTCCGGTCGCCAGTTATTGACAATCAAAATTACCGATTATACATCGTCCATTTCCGTCAAGAAATTCTCGAAGGGTGCTGAAGACGAGGCCCAATTTGCTGGTATTGAAGAGGGTAGCTGGGTCAAAGTACGTGGGAGCGTTCAAGAGGACAGCTACGTTCGAGACCTCGTTTTGACGGCGTATGATATTAACCAAGTTAAGCACGCCACGCGTCAGGACACTGCACCAGAGGGTGAAAAACGGGTGGAGCTTCATCTACACACGACCATGAGCCAGATGGACGCTACCAACCCGATTGGCGATTACGTCAGTCAAGCTAAAAAGTGGGGCATGCCCGCACTAGCCATTACAGATCACGCTGACCTTCAAGGGTTCCCGGCAGCATTTAATGCGGGGGCTAAGGCTGGCGTAAAGATGCTCTACGGGGTTGAGGCTAACCTGGTGGACGATGGGGTACCAATTGGATACAACAGCGCTCACGAGCCGTTAGACGGTGCAACGTACGTGGTCTTTGACGTGGAAACGACGGGACTATCTGCCATCTATGACAAAGTTATTGAATTGTCAGCCGTCAAAATGCAACACAAGAACGTAGTTGACCAATTTGAGGAATTTATTGATCCCGGTTTCCCATTGTCTGAACAGACGACGAACCTGACGAGTATCACGGATGATATGGTAGCTGGATCGAAGTCTGAAGAAGAGGTCTTCAAACTCTTCCGAGAATTCTGTGGCGACGCAATTATTGTCGGCCATAACGTCACGTTTGACGTGGGATTCATGAACACTGGGTATAAACGCCATGGGATGCCGGAAATTCCTAACCCCATCATTGATACGTTGACGCTAGCGCGCTTTCTGTACCCAACTCTGAAGAGTTACCGGTTGAACACACTGGCCAAGCGGTTCCACGTTAGCTTGGAGCATCATCACCGGGCCGTCTACGATGCGGAGTCGACTGGTCATCTGAACTACCTATTCTTGAAGGATGCAGAGGAACGCTACGACATTCAGTATCACGACCAGCTGAACGATCACATGACCGATAACGATGCGTACAAGCACGCGCGGCCGAGTCATGCGATTCTAATTGCGAAGACGCAGGCTGGCTTGAAAAACATGTTCAAGCTAGTCTCGGCATCTAACGTCGACTACTACTACCGGGTGCCCCGGGTGCCCCGTAGTGTACTCGACCACTATCGTGATGGCATCATCGTGGGTTCTGCCTGTTCATCGGGTGAGGTCTTCACGGCCATGATGCAAAAGGGCCAGGTCGAAGCTGCCGCCAAGGCAAAGTACTACGACTATTTGGAAGTCCAACCCAAGGCGGCTTACCAGCCGTTGATTGATTCTGGATTGATTGCTGATGAGGCGAACCTGGAAGAAATTGTGGGGAACATGGTCAAGCTGGGTCATGACTTGAATAAGCCGGTGGTTGCCACCGGGGACGTTCACTACTTGAATCCAGAGGACTACATTTACCGGAAGATCCTGATTCACTCGCAGGGGGGCGCCAATCCGCTCAACCGACAGGAATTGCCAGATGCTCACTTCATGACGACGGACGAAATGCTGAAGGACTTTGCTTATTTGGGTGAAGAAACAGCCAAAGAAATCGTGGTCACCAACACCCAGCAGATTGCCAATGATGTGGATGATGTTCATCCATTGAAAGATAAGCTCTACACGCCACGGATGGAGGGGGCCGAAGATGAAATCCGGCAACGAACCATGGATACCGCTCATGCGTGGTACGGAGACCCGCTACCTGAATTGGTACAACATCGAGTGGACCGGGAATTGAAGTCGATCATTGGAAACGGATTCTCTGTGATCTACTTGATTGCCCAACGACTAGTAGCTAAGTCCAATAAGGATGGTTACTTGGTTGGGTCTCGGGGGTCCGTTGGATCCAGTGTGGTCGCAACGTTTACGGGAATCACTGAGGTGAACCCTCTGCCACCCCACTACCGTTGTCCCAAGTGTCAGTATTCTCATTTCTATACCAAAGGGGAATATAGTTCTGGGTACGATTTACCGGAAAAGGATTGTCCGAACTGTGGGACGCTCATGATTGGTGACGGTCATAACATTCCTTTCGAAACTTTCTTGGGATTCAAAGGGAACAAGGTCCCCGATATTGATTTGAACTTCTCTGGGGACTATCAACCAATCGCCCATAACTATACTAAGGTGTTGTTCGGTGAGAAGAACGTGTACCGGGCCGGAACGATCGGTACCGTGGCCGACAAGACGGCTTACGGGTACGTGAAGGCCTACGAGCGTGATACGGAGCAGACGTTCCGGGGCGCTGAGATCGACCGACTGGCTAAGGGCGCAACCGGGGTCAAGCGGACGACTGGACAACATCCCGCGGGAATCATTGTTGTGCCGGATTACATGGATATTTACGACTTTACGCCGATCCAGTACCCAGCCGATGACCAAAACGCGGCTTGGCAAACGACCCACTTTGATTTCCATTCGATTCACGACAACATTTTAAAAATTGATATTCTGGGACACGATGACCCCACGATGATTCGGACACTGCAAGATTTGTCTGGGGTCGATCCTCAGACGATTCCCATGGATGATCCGGGTGTCATGGCGTTGTTCTCCGGGACAGATTCCTTGGGCGTGACGCCAGAACAGATTCAGTCTAAAACTGGGACGCTCGGTGTGCCTGAATTTGGGACGCGGTTTGTGCGGGGAATGCTCGAAGAAACCCATCCAAAGAACTACTCGCAATTGCTTCAAATTTCTGGTCTGTCTCACGGGACTGACGTGTGGTTGGGTAATGCCGAAGAATTAATTAAAAACGGTACTGCCACCATCGCTAACGTGATTGGGTGCCGGGATAACATCATGACCGACTTAATCAACTTCGGTCTTGATTCCGAAACGTCGTTCCAAGTAATGGAGCACGTGCGGAAGGGCCGAGGGATTCCGGATGAATGGCAGGAGAAGATGAAGGCGACGGACTGTCCGGACTGGTACATTGATTCTTGCTTGAAGATTAAGTACATGTTCCCCCGGGCCCATGCCGCTGCTTACGTGTTAATGGCGTTGCGCGTGGCCTACTTCAAGGTTTATTTCCCAATCATCTACTACGCGGCTTACTTCTCCGTGCGGGCGGATGACTTCGACGTCGTTTCCATGTCTCAGGGGAAAACGGCGGTTAAGGCAGCGATGAAGGCCATCACTGATCAGGGGATGGATGCGTCGACTAAGGATAAAAACTTGTTAACAGTCCTGGAACTGGCCAACGAAATGCTGGAACGGGGTTACAAGTTTAAGATGATTGACCTGGAAAAGTCTGATGCGGCCGATTGGATCATTGACGGTGACACGTTGATTGCACCATTCCAAGCAGCTCCAGGGCTAGGCCTGAACGTTGCCAAGCAAATCGTGGCTGCGCGAAATGATCGGGCGTTCATCTCTAAGGAAGATCTGGCCAAGCGAGGCAAGGTCTCCAAGACCATCATTGACTTTATGACGGAAAATGGTGTGCTGAACGGCTTACCAGATGAAAACCAATTGAGTCTATTTGACGATATGATGTAG
- the rimP gene encoding ribosome maturation factor RimP: MSTVVETVTALAQPIVAQHQFELVDVEFVKEGKSWYLRLYIDKPGGINIEECAMVSDEVSEKMDSLDPDPIPQAYFLEVSSPGAERPLKKPEDFDKAVGDYIHVSLYQKIGQSKVYEGTLMTLTDESMDLKVNLKGHIKTLTIPRDNIAQARLAIKF, encoded by the coding sequence TTGAGTACTGTCGTCGAGACCGTGACGGCCTTAGCCCAGCCAATCGTGGCGCAGCATCAGTTTGAGCTAGTTGACGTTGAATTTGTTAAGGAAGGTAAGAGTTGGTACCTGCGGCTCTACATTGATAAGCCCGGTGGTATCAACATCGAGGAATGTGCAATGGTCAGCGACGAGGTGTCCGAAAAAATGGACAGCCTTGATCCAGATCCAATTCCTCAGGCCTACTTCCTGGAGGTATCCTCACCAGGTGCCGAACGACCACTGAAGAAACCGGAAGACTTTGACAAGGCCGTGGGTGATTACATTCACGTCTCCCTCTACCAAAAGATTGGGCAGAGCAAGGTCTATGAAGGAACACTGATGACGTTGACGGATGAGAGCATGGATCTTAAGGTTAATCTGAAGGGCCACATCAAAACCCTGACGATCCCTCGAGATAATATTGCCCAGGCCCGTTTAGCCATCAAGTTCTAA